The following proteins are co-located in the Candidatus Nanosynbacter sp. HMT-352 genome:
- a CDS encoding TatD family hydrolase — translation MIEADKKSATDGLRLIDSHCHLHDTEFFTDNREQFYKETVEANIGMICVGTDQRSSRQAVEFAANHEFTWAAIGVHPHDTKDGWEDVKTLLENKTENSPIVAIGEIGLDYYYNNSPREMQIEGLEAQLQMAIDYNLPVSFHVRDGAKDQPSVWGDFWPIFDNFHGLRGVLHSFTDTRENLEKGFSRNLYVGLNGISTFTKDQLQKELFASIPLERLLLETDAPFLTPAPFRGNINKPEYVRLVAEHWAKQRNIDFDVLSQATLHNTKELFGI, via the coding sequence ATGATTGAGGCTGATAAGAAAAGTGCGACTGATGGTTTACGTCTGATAGATTCGCATTGTCATTTGCACGATACGGAATTTTTTACGGACAATCGCGAGCAATTTTACAAAGAAACGGTCGAGGCGAATATTGGCATGATTTGTGTCGGTACTGACCAGCGAAGTAGCCGCCAAGCTGTGGAATTTGCCGCGAATCATGAGTTTACTTGGGCGGCAATTGGTGTTCATCCGCACGATACGAAAGATGGCTGGGAAGATGTCAAAACTTTGCTGGAAAATAAGACGGAAAATTCTCCGATTGTGGCAATTGGTGAGATTGGACTTGATTATTATTACAATAACAGTCCGCGGGAAATGCAAATTGAAGGCTTGGAAGCGCAGCTTCAAATGGCGATTGATTACAATTTGCCAGTAAGTTTTCATGTTCGCGATGGTGCGAAGGATCAGCCATCAGTTTGGGGTGATTTTTGGCCAATTTTTGACAATTTTCACGGGCTTCGCGGCGTGTTGCATAGTTTTACAGATACGCGTGAAAATTTGGAAAAAGGTTTTTCGCGAAATTTGTACGTTGGACTTAATGGAATTAGTACATTCACAAAGGATCAATTGCAGAAAGAATTGTTCGCTTCAATTCCGCTGGAGCGATTATTGCTAGAAACTGACGCGCCATTCTTGACACCAGCGCCGTTTCGTGGTAATATAAACAAGCCAGAATATGTGAGATTGGTGGCTGAACATTGGGCAAAGCAGCGAAATATTGATTTTGATGTTTTAAGCCAAGCTACTCTTCACAACACAAAAGAACTTTTTGGCATTTGA
- the metG gene encoding methionine--tRNA ligase: MTKKHAYITTAIPYVNGLPHIGHAMDYMLADVWARYSRQNGREVRFQAGVDEHGNKIAAKAASQNQTPQEYVDQTHVNFKKMINELNISVTDFIRTTDAHHVAAVQYIWQKLVEAGYIYKGSYEGWYCQGCEAFVTDKEAADNNGVCPDHQTPYQRLSEENYYFKTSAFSDNIRQAIESNKMRIVPEFRKKEFLELMKDGLKDVSVSRPRKNLSWGVPVPGDDNQVMYVWLDALSNYITVIGYPDRPEEWQSFWPADVQVIGKDILRFHAGIWPAMLMALDLPLPKVLLVHGFINSGGMKMAKSLGNGVGPTDIIPDYGAEAFRYYFLRHVPTQDDGDFTWEKFEAAYNGELGNDLGNLVQRVAKMVQSYQAGVIGDAPQSEHDMGPYRQAMESYMFDQAMDEIWLIVRSLNQYIERVQPWQVAKNRDKDPEAESHLSEILAHACGTLLQVSDMLRPFMPQTAEKIHDMFASGVVPSELMPLFPRKYIHTPDLRAPKTESQVK; this comes from the coding sequence ATGACTAAGAAACACGCTTACATCACTACTGCTATTCCTTACGTAAACGGCTTGCCGCACATTGGGCATGCTATGGATTATATGTTGGCAGACGTGTGGGCGCGATATTCCAGACAGAACGGGCGTGAAGTTCGTTTTCAAGCTGGTGTAGATGAGCATGGCAATAAAATTGCCGCCAAAGCTGCCAGCCAAAATCAAACCCCTCAAGAATACGTCGATCAAACGCACGTCAATTTTAAGAAGATGATTAATGAGCTGAATATCTCAGTGACGGATTTTATTCGAACAACTGACGCGCATCACGTTGCTGCGGTGCAATATATTTGGCAGAAACTCGTTGAGGCTGGTTACATTTACAAAGGTTCGTATGAAGGCTGGTATTGTCAGGGGTGCGAAGCTTTCGTTACGGATAAAGAAGCTGCCGATAATAATGGGGTTTGTCCAGATCACCAAACTCCGTATCAGCGCTTGAGTGAGGAAAATTATTATTTTAAAACCAGTGCTTTTTCGGACAATATTCGTCAGGCGATTGAGTCAAATAAAATGAGAATCGTGCCTGAATTCCGTAAAAAAGAGTTTTTGGAATTGATGAAAGATGGCTTGAAAGATGTGTCGGTTTCTCGTCCGCGTAAAAATCTTAGCTGGGGCGTGCCGGTTCCTGGTGATGATAATCAAGTCATGTACGTTTGGTTGGATGCTCTGAGTAATTACATTACGGTTATTGGTTATCCTGATCGTCCAGAAGAGTGGCAATCTTTTTGGCCGGCTGACGTGCAAGTCATCGGTAAGGATATTCTCCGTTTCCACGCTGGTATTTGGCCAGCAATGCTCATGGCGCTAGATTTACCGCTTCCGAAGGTTCTGCTTGTTCATGGATTTATCAATTCTGGCGGAATGAAAATGGCAAAGAGTCTCGGAAATGGTGTTGGTCCGACTGACATTATTCCAGATTACGGCGCTGAGGCGTTTCGATATTATTTCTTGCGCCACGTACCGACGCAAGATGACGGCGACTTTACTTGGGAAAAGTTTGAAGCTGCGTATAATGGTGAGCTTGGCAATGATTTGGGCAATTTGGTTCAGCGAGTCGCTAAAATGGTGCAGAGTTATCAAGCGGGCGTTATTGGTGACGCTCCACAATCAGAGCACGACATGGGGCCGTATCGTCAGGCAATGGAAAGTTATATGTTCGATCAAGCAATGGACGAAATTTGGCTAATTGTTCGCTCTTTGAATCAATATATTGAGCGAGTTCAGCCTTGGCAAGTTGCTAAAAATCGCGATAAAGATCCAGAAGCAGAGTCACATTTGAGTGAGATTTTGGCGCACGCTTGTGGCACATTATTGCAAGTGTCTGACATGCTTCGTCCATTTATGCCGCAAACTGCCGAAAAAATTCATGATATGTTTGCTAGTGGTGTTGTGCCATCAGAATTGATGCCTTTGTTCCCGCGCAAATATATTCACACGCCAGATCTACGCGCTCCGAAAACAGAATCTCAGGTTAAATAG
- a CDS encoding N-acetylmuramoyl-L-alanine amidase family protein: MKKILKSLVAAMIVSATIVTASTPTITHAAGGDWRKDSIGWWYRNSDGSYPKSKWERIGDKWYYFDGRGYIIHSKWEYINGHWYYFNTSGHMTENTWKMIGDKWYYFDTKGHMLHDQWVGDYYVGKNGDMLKNTVTPDNYVVGSDGKWDKRFSRELAEKAKYQNLDNAIYSKFAAAHFISTYYKLDYTAALQLLEIIYPNYNPINNAKRAIKFFMPSADINKDPHAWTSKSRLMERFTNTGPKGDFRFSKEEVEKALDELNHEIDVAKMFQMQAIKALKALDSYNHTSKVNYEDLLTLQGFTKEEIDNALNTVKIDFAHNAQLKASDMLSGQKPTISRNFILRHLQGTDKFTKEEAEEGLQRLNYDFKISIRNLIEKNYTTSSNYNGMLSKKSIIISIARDQEMKDSESYIREVLEEYDINYTERAKLRAIDTLKNIKYSRSDLIKSLVDGWGFTKEEATNAVKDLKHDNLID; encoded by the coding sequence GTGAAGAAAATTTTAAAAAGCTTAGTGGCGGCAATGATCGTAAGCGCCACCATAGTCACAGCAAGCACACCTACAATAACCCATGCAGCAGGCGGAGATTGGCGCAAAGACTCAATCGGATGGTGGTATAGAAATTCGGACGGCAGCTACCCAAAGAGCAAATGGGAGAGGATTGGCGACAAATGGTACTACTTCGATGGGCGCGGATATATCATTCACAGTAAATGGGAATATATAAACGGACATTGGTATTACTTTAATACCAGCGGTCATATGACAGAAAACACCTGGAAGATGATCGGAGACAAGTGGTACTACTTCGACACTAAAGGTCACATGCTACACGACCAGTGGGTCGGCGACTACTACGTCGGTAAAAATGGCGATATGTTAAAGAATACCGTCACACCAGACAACTATGTAGTTGGAAGCGACGGAAAATGGGACAAGAGGTTTTCAAGAGAATTAGCAGAGAAAGCTAAATATCAAAACCTAGATAACGCCATATACTCTAAGTTTGCAGCTGCACACTTCATTTCAACCTACTACAAACTAGACTACACTGCAGCACTCCAATTACTAGAGATAATATATCCAAATTACAATCCCATCAATAACGCAAAAAGAGCAATAAAATTTTTCATGCCATCAGCCGATATAAATAAAGACCCTCACGCATGGACTTCCAAAAGTCGATTAATGGAAAGATTTACCAATACGGGACCTAAAGGTGATTTTAGATTCTCAAAGGAAGAGGTTGAAAAAGCGCTTGATGAGCTAAACCATGAAATCGACGTTGCTAAGATGTTCCAGATGCAGGCTATAAAGGCTCTAAAAGCCCTAGATTCCTACAACCATACATCAAAAGTAAACTATGAAGATCTTCTCACCTTGCAAGGATTTACTAAAGAAGAAATAGACAATGCCCTTAATACAGTAAAGATTGACTTTGCACATAACGCTCAACTAAAAGCCAGCGATATGCTATCAGGACAGAAACCCACCATCTCAAGAAATTTCATCCTAAGACACTTACAAGGGACCGATAAATTCACTAAGGAAGAGGCAGAAGAAGGTTTACAGCGTCTGAATTATGACTTCAAGATCAGCATACGTAATCTTATTGAGAAAAATTACACCACAAGCAGTAACTATAATGGTATGCTTTCAAAAAAATCCATAATAATCAGTATAGCCCGCGATCAAGAGATGAAGGATTCAGAATCATACATCCGTGAAGTATTAGAAGAATATGATATTAATTACACCGAGCGAGCAAAGCTGCGTGCTATAGATACTCTAAAAAATATAAAATACAGCAGAAGCGATTTAATAAAATCTCTTGTCGACGGATGGGGGTTCACCAAAGAAGAAGCTACCAACGCTGTTAAAGATTTAAAGCACGATAATTTGATAGATTAA
- the rsmA gene encoding 16S rRNA (adenine(1518)-N(6)/adenine(1519)-N(6))-dimethyltransferase RsmA: MTSSRGPKKSLGQHWLKDPEILADIAEAAELTGDDVVLEIGPGLGTLTSRLLARANSVTAVEFDADLARKLPGQFPGKKLTVVNQDILQFDLNQLPKNYKVVANVPYYITSKIVEKLMTAENKPSIAVLLVQKEVAERIAAEAGNMSILSVSVQIFAEVELDIEVPRQFFTPPPKVDSQVVVLRTRDNPLITSEDQRDFFRIVKAGFSAKRKKLRSSLSGGLGIDKSVAEELLKNAGISPDARAEDLAIEDWKRLLKG, encoded by the coding sequence ATGACTTCTTCTCGTGGACCAAAAAAATCGCTTGGACAGCATTGGCTGAAGGATCCGGAGATTTTAGCGGATATTGCTGAAGCGGCCGAATTGACGGGTGATGATGTCGTATTGGAGATCGGCCCGGGGCTGGGTACTTTGACTAGTCGCTTGTTGGCTCGGGCTAATTCGGTGACCGCTGTGGAGTTTGACGCGGATTTGGCGCGAAAATTACCAGGGCAATTTCCTGGGAAAAAATTAACTGTCGTAAATCAAGATATATTGCAATTTGACCTGAACCAATTGCCAAAAAATTACAAAGTCGTAGCTAACGTCCCGTATTACATTACCAGCAAAATTGTTGAGAAATTGATGACTGCGGAAAATAAGCCGAGCATTGCGGTACTATTGGTGCAAAAAGAAGTTGCCGAGCGAATTGCGGCAGAGGCTGGAAATATGAGTATTCTGTCTGTGAGCGTTCAGATTTTCGCCGAAGTGGAGTTGGATATTGAAGTTCCTAGGCAGTTTTTTACGCCACCGCCGAAAGTTGACTCGCAGGTTGTAGTTTTGAGGACTCGCGACAATCCGTTAATCACCTCAGAAGATCAGAGAGATTTTTTCCGCATTGTTAAGGCTGGATTTTCTGCTAAGCGTAAGAAATTACGCTCTAGCTTGAGTGGTGGTTTGGGGATTGATAAAAGTGTGGCGGAAGAATTGCTGAAAAATGCAGGAATTTCACCAGATGCTCGCGCTGAAGATTTGGCGATTGAAGATTGGAAGAGACTACTGAAAGGGTGA
- a CDS encoding G5 domain-containing protein — MIMRAKGLFFGKIIGLAVLVAIATPMISFADGKTSGEHLVRIYDRGEEKTIITNALTVRQALRAAKITIDEKIDAVEPNIDMELTGAKYQVNIFRARPITIVDGNKRLKITTAEQTPALIAKAAGLTLYREDKTHFTNSDDLLVNGVGLVMKIDRSKQRTITEEVDINFEIEQIKDDSQPIGFKSVKQLGEKGVRKVTYQIEVENEREISRKEVASEITKQPKKQIEIIGTKPKNPLTKSKGAQIFTDSKGVAHRETYYDLPMNIVIKACGSGGTYTVRADGAKVDKDGYILVAANYGNYPRCSVVETSMGPGKVYDTGGFAAKHPHGFDLATDWTNGDGR; from the coding sequence ATGATTATGCGCGCAAAAGGTTTATTTTTTGGAAAAATTATTGGATTAGCCGTGTTAGTTGCGATTGCGACTCCAATGATTTCGTTTGCTGACGGAAAGACTTCTGGTGAACATTTGGTTCGTATTTATGATCGCGGTGAAGAAAAGACCATTATCACAAATGCATTGACCGTTCGGCAGGCCTTGCGTGCGGCTAAGATTACGATTGACGAAAAGATTGACGCGGTTGAGCCAAATATTGATATGGAATTGACGGGTGCAAAATACCAGGTCAATATTTTCCGCGCTCGCCCAATAACAATCGTCGATGGAAATAAACGTCTAAAAATAACTACCGCCGAGCAGACGCCGGCTTTAATTGCGAAGGCTGCCGGACTGACTTTGTACCGCGAAGATAAGACGCATTTTACGAATTCCGACGATCTTTTGGTGAACGGTGTGGGTCTGGTAATGAAGATTGATCGATCAAAACAGCGAACGATAACTGAAGAAGTTGATATTAATTTTGAGATTGAGCAGATTAAGGACGATTCTCAGCCGATTGGATTTAAGAGTGTTAAGCAGCTTGGGGAAAAAGGTGTGCGGAAGGTGACTTATCAGATTGAAGTAGAGAATGAGCGCGAGATTAGTCGTAAGGAAGTTGCTAGCGAAATCACAAAGCAGCCAAAGAAGCAGATTGAAATAATTGGCACGAAGCCTAAAAATCCATTGACGAAAAGTAAGGGCGCGCAGATATTTACCGACTCCAAGGGCGTAGCGCATCGTGAAACGTATTATGACTTGCCGATGAATATTGTGATAAAAGCTTGCGGTAGCGGCGGTACTTATACAGTGCGGGCGGATGGTGCGAAGGTCGATAAGGACGGCTATATTTTGGTGGCGGCCAATTATGGCAATTATCCACGATGTTCGGTGGTTGAGACCAGCATGGGCCCGGGCAAGGTTTATGATACCGGTGGATTTGCAGCCAAACATCCGCACGGATTCGACTTAGCGACCGACTGGACGAATGGAGATGGGCGCTAA
- a CDS encoding G5 domain-containing protein produces MGIRLQAKHYSKKITFVSGAILMLVGGLFFVNQALADATKPATKAGEKLVTIYDRGAEKTIVTKARTIREALKLAKFSIDERQDVVEPSLDSEMVAEKYNINIFRARPITIVDGNKRLKVTTAEQTPALIAKVAGIEVFEEDKTTLSNSDNMAVDGANMVMKIDRASIVNFVLYGKESVIRTHAKTVGELLKEKNIDPKKDDTLSVDRSVKIIPGMKIELWRNGKQTITAEEDVKFEVEKVQDANRDSGYREVKQAGENGKKNVTYEVEMKNGVEVSRKEIASVVTKESKKQIEIVGTKVSLPSGSHSDWMSAAGISPDDYGYVNFIFTKESTWRTTARYGQYAGLGQTNIDKLSQACPNWQSDPVCQIRVFNDYAVSRYGSWAGAYDAWNRQKWW; encoded by the coding sequence ATGGGTATAAGATTACAAGCAAAACACTATTCTAAGAAAATTACGTTCGTTTCTGGCGCGATATTGATGCTGGTTGGCGGTTTATTTTTTGTCAATCAAGCGTTGGCTGACGCTACTAAGCCGGCAACTAAGGCTGGCGAAAAGTTGGTGACGATTTACGACAGAGGCGCAGAAAAGACGATTGTTACAAAAGCGAGGACGATTCGCGAGGCTTTGAAATTGGCTAAGTTTTCTATTGATGAACGCCAAGACGTAGTCGAGCCGAGCCTTGATTCGGAGATGGTGGCAGAGAAGTACAATATTAACATTTTTCGCGCTCGCCCAATAACAATTGTCGATGGAAATAAGCGTCTAAAGGTAACTACTGCCGAGCAGACGCCGGCTTTGATTGCGAAGGTTGCTGGAATCGAAGTTTTTGAAGAGGACAAAACTACTCTATCCAATTCCGATAATATGGCGGTTGATGGCGCAAACATGGTGATGAAAATTGACAGAGCTTCGATAGTTAATTTTGTACTTTATGGTAAAGAATCTGTCATTCGTACACATGCTAAGACGGTTGGCGAGCTATTAAAAGAGAAAAATATCGACCCAAAGAAAGATGATACGCTGTCCGTGGATCGTTCGGTGAAAATTATTCCTGGAATGAAAATTGAGCTTTGGCGTAATGGCAAGCAAACTATAACCGCAGAAGAAGATGTGAAATTTGAGGTTGAAAAAGTTCAAGACGCGAATCGAGATTCGGGATATCGCGAAGTAAAACAAGCGGGCGAGAACGGTAAGAAAAATGTCACTTATGAAGTTGAGATGAAGAACGGTGTGGAGGTGAGCCGCAAGGAAATCGCTAGCGTTGTGACAAAAGAGTCAAAGAAGCAGATTGAGATTGTGGGGACGAAAGTTAGCCTACCTTCTGGATCTCATTCGGATTGGATGTCTGCGGCTGGTATTAGCCCTGATGATTATGGCTATGTGAACTTCATTTTTACGAAAGAGTCAACTTGGCGAACGACGGCTAGGTATGGGCAATATGCTGGGCTCGGTCAGACGAATATAGATAAGCTTTCTCAGGCTTGTCCAAACTGGCAAAGTGATCCAGTCTGTCAGATTAGAGTTTTCAATGATTATGCCGTGAGTAGATATGGTAGTTGGGCTGGAGCTTACGACGCGTGGAATCGCCAAAAATGGTGGTAG
- a CDS encoding ATP-dependent helicase, whose product MSKFTDGLNSEQARAVTHADGSLLILAGAGSGKTKTLTHRIAYLIGELKIFPSRILAVTFTNKAAKEMRQRLAQILGEDPENRQFMPWMGTFHSICVRMLRMDGENIGLNKRFLIYDTDDQISLMKQIMKARGLTDKDIKPRAVLSTISNAKNEMRNAEDFSASTRGPREQKIAELFFAYEKALKDASALDFDDLLIKTVELLRNKPDIRHKWQQQFEHILIDEYQDTNAVQYALIKLLVNSRRDLCVVGDDAQSIYSFRGADYTNILNFERDFPGTTVVKLEQNYRSTGAILNMANALISHNIHRTDKNLWTANGDGVEPKLWQLYNESEEALAIANEIQAQIANGRQYGDVAVLYRTNAQSYAIERALRQSYIPYKIVGGLRFLDRAVVKDLLAYLRLLYQPSDRVSFLRIVNTPKRGVGAVSISKFLDWNDASGKDIISGLLAVEEADTLTARAKRPLLEFGQKLHDLQQEIDGSPAELIEKIMKSTGYEDFINDGTPQAEERMENIGVLLSEAKTYVDVATFLEEMALMSSTDTTADQQVTLMTLHAAKGLEFPVVFLAGLEEGILPHARVFDSGNADDVEEERRLCYVGVTRAREELFVSCASSRTQFGQIGYNMPSRFLDEMGLMAGGVDRPAQPMIEPDFYSEDIGLEVGDRVRSPSFGSGEIIDSEGLSVTVQFDNGNIKKLNVEFARLEKI is encoded by the coding sequence ATGTCTAAATTTACTGACGGATTAAATAGCGAGCAGGCTCGAGCGGTGACGCACGCTGATGGGTCACTGTTGATTTTGGCCGGAGCTGGATCTGGAAAGACTAAAACTCTAACTCATAGAATCGCTTATTTGATTGGCGAGTTGAAAATATTTCCTAGTCGAATATTGGCAGTTACATTTACTAATAAAGCTGCGAAGGAAATGCGTCAGCGATTGGCACAAATATTGGGTGAAGATCCTGAAAATCGGCAATTTATGCCGTGGATGGGAACTTTTCACAGTATTTGCGTGCGAATGTTGCGGATGGATGGTGAAAATATTGGTCTGAATAAGCGATTCTTAATTTACGATACCGATGATCAAATAAGCTTGATGAAGCAAATTATGAAGGCTCGCGGCTTGACTGATAAAGACATTAAACCTCGAGCTGTACTTTCGACTATTTCGAACGCTAAAAATGAGATGAGAAATGCTGAGGATTTTTCTGCTTCGACTCGCGGCCCAAGAGAGCAAAAAATAGCTGAATTGTTTTTTGCTTATGAAAAAGCCCTGAAAGATGCTTCGGCGTTGGATTTTGACGATTTATTGATAAAAACCGTGGAATTATTGAGAAATAAGCCGGACATTCGTCATAAATGGCAGCAGCAATTCGAGCATATTCTGATTGACGAGTATCAGGACACGAATGCGGTGCAGTATGCGCTAATTAAGTTGCTGGTGAATTCGCGTCGTGATTTATGCGTGGTTGGTGATGATGCCCAGTCGATTTATAGTTTTCGCGGGGCTGATTATACTAACATTCTCAATTTTGAGCGTGATTTTCCAGGTACGACAGTAGTTAAGTTGGAGCAAAATTATCGTTCGACTGGCGCGATTTTGAATATGGCAAATGCGCTGATTAGCCATAATATTCATAGAACTGATAAAAATTTATGGACGGCGAATGGCGACGGTGTTGAGCCGAAATTATGGCAATTATACAATGAATCTGAGGAGGCTTTGGCGATTGCGAATGAGATTCAGGCGCAAATTGCGAACGGTCGTCAATATGGCGACGTGGCGGTGTTGTACCGAACGAACGCACAAAGTTACGCAATTGAGCGAGCCTTGCGTCAGAGTTATATTCCGTATAAAATCGTCGGTGGTCTGCGATTTTTGGATCGAGCGGTCGTTAAGGATCTATTGGCATATCTGCGATTGTTGTATCAGCCGAGTGATCGAGTTAGTTTTTTGCGAATTGTGAATACGCCAAAACGTGGCGTTGGCGCAGTGAGTATTTCTAAGTTTTTGGACTGGAATGACGCGTCAGGGAAGGACATAATTAGCGGGTTGCTGGCGGTTGAGGAGGCGGATACTTTGACGGCGCGTGCAAAACGTCCGTTGCTAGAGTTTGGTCAAAAACTGCACGATTTGCAGCAGGAAATTGACGGATCTCCAGCCGAACTGATTGAAAAAATCATGAAAAGTACTGGCTATGAAGATTTTATAAACGATGGAACGCCGCAAGCTGAGGAGCGAATGGAAAATATCGGCGTGCTTTTGTCAGAGGCGAAGACTTACGTTGACGTGGCGACGTTTTTGGAAGAGATGGCTTTGATGTCTTCGACGGACACAACTGCCGATCAGCAAGTAACGCTCATGACGCTTCATGCGGCTAAAGGTTTGGAGTTCCCGGTGGTTTTTCTGGCGGGACTGGAAGAGGGGATTTTGCCGCACGCAAGAGTGTTTGATAGCGGCAACGCTGATGACGTAGAAGAAGAGCGCAGGTTGTGTTATGTTGGCGTAACTCGGGCGAGGGAAGAATTGTTCGTTAGTTGTGCCAGCTCTCGGACGCAATTTGGTCAGATTGGCTATAACATGCCATCGAGGTTTTTGGACGAAATGGGCTTGATGGCTGGTGGTGTTGATAGACCAGCTCAGCCGATGATAGAGCCTGATTTTTATTCGGAAGATATTGGTTTGGAAGTTGGCGATCGAGTTCGCAGTCCGAGTTTTGGTTCGGGAGAAATTATTGATAGCGAAGGGCTGAGTGTTACGGTTCAGTTTGACAATGGAAATATTAAGAAATTGAACGTTGAGTTCGCGCGCTTGGAGAAAATTTGA
- the tpiA gene encoding triose-phosphate isomerase, whose translation MRKKLIIGNWKMNFNMQEASLYLHKLMNTLPSHRDVEVVLAPTILTLQSLSLQINRRIAKLAAQNCYWRDSGAYTGEIPAAHLRGIADYVIIGHSERRYIFIESEKDIRLKVQAAIRNRIHPILCVGETIQEKTLGETKDVLADQLTSGLANVTADELDEVVIAYEPVWAIGTGDSAKASDVKKATQMIRRHISHLYGKKAAESVRVVYGGSITSINAADYLAIDELDGLLVGTASLDAYQFKEIISKAHKG comes from the coding sequence ATGAGAAAAAAGTTAATCATCGGTAACTGGAAAATGAACTTCAATATGCAAGAGGCTAGCTTATATTTGCATAAGCTGATGAATACGCTGCCCTCGCATAGAGATGTTGAAGTGGTGCTGGCGCCTACTATTTTGACGCTGCAGAGTTTGAGTTTGCAAATTAATCGTCGAATCGCTAAGTTGGCAGCCCAGAATTGCTATTGGCGAGATTCGGGGGCGTACACGGGAGAAATTCCAGCGGCGCATCTTCGTGGAATTGCTGATTATGTGATAATTGGACATTCGGAGCGTCGCTATATTTTCATTGAAAGCGAAAAAGACATTCGACTGAAAGTTCAGGCGGCAATTCGAAATCGTATTCATCCGATTCTGTGTGTCGGTGAGACGATTCAAGAGAAGACTCTTGGTGAAACGAAGGATGTTCTGGCTGATCAATTGACTAGCGGTCTGGCCAACGTGACGGCGGACGAGCTGGATGAAGTAGTTATTGCATACGAGCCGGTTTGGGCGATCGGTACTGGCGACAGCGCTAAAGCGTCTGATGTAAAAAAAGCTACACAGATGATTCGACGACATATTTCTCATTTGTATGGTAAAAAAGCGGCGGAATCAGTTCGAGTTGTTTATGGTGGAAGTATTACTTCAATAAACGCCGCGGATTATTTGGCAATTGATGAACTTGATGGTTTATTGGTTGGGACAGCCAGTTTGGATGCATATCAATTTAAGGAGATAATCTCGAAAGCACATAAAGGTTAA